A single Saccharolobus shibatae B12 DNA region contains:
- a CDS encoding DUF460 domain-containing protein has product MKIMGIDIEAMESPSSKSQPLYSVIIIDENEKIVYKAENVSLSRVIRLCWEYNVDILATDNIYELGESDKEIINIVKLLPQNTNIVQVTYHNGEFKQIKELAREIGYEVQGKLSPQKTAYLDALLVLKGYGTSIKIEEKRTKIVVSRGRALGPGGMSQNRYKRYIRGTLLRVAKEIKEKLDMKGFDYDMIVRRSRAGIEGAVFIVYTPRERLYGIIRKMKGHDVVVDIKPIYKNKIEFKDKRTERRLIVGIDPGTEVGLSIIDIYGRPILLISRRNIDRDEIVSLISKEGKAIIVATDVNPLPDTVKKIASKFNAKIFIPEKSLSIDEKQRLIDEYSKLHKLKIDNPHIRDSLAAALKAYNEIESKLRQIESFISRLDIDVIDENRIYDCVIFGTTVSECVEKEIEKIIRKDDNNKIEEKQKEKDTTQNVNKLTKLEEENKRLKSELMHYKRIIYNLINERDSLIRKIDDIKLHINKEVERDRKIYELNLNLQNAYKVINELENKLRYDEKQIEKLKEVLYNLLNGKVIVVKRNSKVNGITFDGNNIYIGEEKVNNEIAEYVDKEIIILDKQVLNDLEVLRKELQIERSKDIDIKRIIDEYRNKRLKESSFSF; this is encoded by the coding sequence ATGAAGATTATGGGAATTGATATAGAGGCGATGGAAAGCCCTTCCTCTAAGTCACAGCCACTATACTCAGTTATTATTATTGACGAGAACGAGAAAATAGTCTATAAAGCAGAAAACGTAAGTTTAAGTAGAGTTATTAGATTATGTTGGGAATACAACGTTGATATATTAGCGACTGACAATATTTACGAATTAGGAGAAAGTGATAAAGAGATCATTAATATCGTGAAACTATTACCCCAAAATACTAACATCGTTCAAGTCACATATCATAATGGAGAATTTAAACAAATAAAGGAATTAGCTAGGGAAATAGGGTACGAAGTACAAGGAAAATTATCACCACAAAAAACTGCATATTTAGATGCGTTATTAGTTTTAAAAGGATATGGAACTAGTATAAAAATTGAAGAAAAACGTACTAAAATAGTAGTGTCAAGGGGAAGAGCATTAGGCCCAGGAGGAATGAGTCAAAATAGATATAAAAGATATATTAGAGGAACCCTTCTTCGAGTAGCTAAGGAGATAAAGGAAAAACTTGACATGAAAGGATTTGATTACGATATGATAGTGAGGAGGTCCAGAGCTGGAATTGAGGGAGCAGTATTCATAGTTTATACTCCTAGAGAAAGACTCTATGGAATTATAAGAAAAATGAAAGGCCATGACGTAGTAGTAGATATTAAGCCAATATATAAAAATAAGATTGAATTTAAGGATAAAAGAACTGAAAGAAGATTAATTGTTGGAATAGATCCTGGTACAGAAGTTGGCCTATCAATAATTGATATTTATGGCAGACCAATTCTATTAATATCAAGAAGAAACATCGATAGAGATGAAATCGTCTCCTTAATCTCTAAAGAGGGAAAAGCAATAATAGTAGCGACTGATGTCAATCCATTGCCAGACACTGTAAAAAAGATCGCTAGTAAATTTAACGCTAAAATATTTATCCCGGAAAAAAGTCTAAGCATAGATGAAAAACAAAGACTTATTGACGAGTACTCTAAGCTACATAAGCTAAAAATAGATAATCCCCATATTAGAGACTCATTAGCTGCTGCTTTAAAGGCATATAATGAGATAGAAAGCAAATTAAGGCAAATTGAGAGTTTCATCAGTAGATTAGATATTGATGTAATAGACGAAAATCGTATTTATGATTGCGTAATATTTGGTACTACGGTATCTGAATGTGTAGAAAAGGAAATTGAAAAAATTATCAGAAAAGATGATAATAATAAAATAGAGGAGAAACAAAAGGAAAAAGATACTACTCAAAATGTAAATAAATTAACTAAATTAGAAGAGGAAAATAAAAGGCTAAAGTCGGAACTAATGCATTATAAGAGGATAATTTATAATCTCATTAATGAAAGGGATTCATTAATAAGGAAGATTGACGACATTAAACTGCATATTAATAAAGAAGTGGAGAGGGACAGGAAGATTTACGAGCTAAATCTAAACCTACAGAATGCATACAAGGTGATAAATGAACTTGAGAATAAATTACGTTATGACGAGAAACAAATTGAGAAACTAAAGGAAGTGCTATATAATCTATTAAATGGAAAAGTAATAGTCGTTAAGAGGAATAGTAAAGTTAATGGTATAACCTTTGATGGAAATAACATTTACATTGGGGAGGAAAAAGTTAACAATGAGATAGCAGAATATGTAGATAAGGAGATTATAATATTAGATAAACAAGTCTTGAATGATCTGGAAGTATTACGGAAAGAACTACAAATAGAAAGATCTAAGGATATTGATATAAAAAGAATAATTGATGAATATAGAAATAAAAGGTTAAAAGAGAGTAGCTTTTCCTTCTAA
- a CDS encoding methionine adenosyltransferase, with translation MRNINVQLNPLSDIEKLQVELVERKGLGHPDYIADAVAEEASRKLSLYYLKRYGVILHHNLDKTLVVGGQATPRFKGGDVIQPIYIIVAGRATTEVKTESGIEQIPVGTIIIESVKEWIRNNFRYLDAEKHLIVDYKIGKGSTDLVGIFEAGKRVPLSNDTSFGVGFAPFTKLEKLVYETERHLNSKQFKAKLPEVGEDIKVMGLRRGNEVDLTIAMATISELIEDVNHYINVKEQVKNEILDLASKIAPDYDVRIYVNTGDKIDKNILYLTVTGTSAEHGDDGMTGRGNRGVGLITPMRPMSLEATAGKNPVNHVGKLYNVLANLIANKIAQEVKDVKFSQVQVLGQIGRPIDDPLIANVDVITYDGKLNDETKNEISGIVDEMLSSFNKLTELILEGKATLF, from the coding sequence ATGAGAAACATAAATGTCCAGTTAAATCCCCTCTCAGATATAGAGAAACTTCAAGTAGAATTAGTAGAGAGAAAAGGACTAGGACATCCAGATTATATTGCAGATGCAGTTGCTGAAGAGGCTAGCAGAAAGCTTTCATTGTATTATCTCAAAAGATATGGTGTGATTTTACATCATAATTTAGATAAAACATTAGTAGTTGGAGGGCAAGCTACGCCTCGTTTTAAAGGTGGGGATGTAATACAGCCAATATATATTATAGTAGCAGGCAGAGCTACAACAGAGGTAAAAACGGAAAGTGGAATAGAGCAAATACCTGTAGGTACTATCATTATAGAAAGCGTAAAAGAGTGGATAAGAAATAACTTTAGATATCTTGATGCAGAAAAACACCTCATAGTTGACTATAAGATAGGTAAAGGGTCAACTGATTTAGTAGGCATATTTGAAGCTGGCAAGAGAGTTCCGCTATCCAATGATACGAGTTTTGGAGTAGGTTTCGCTCCATTCACTAAGTTAGAAAAACTAGTCTATGAAACGGAGAGACATTTGAACTCAAAACAATTCAAAGCAAAATTACCTGAGGTAGGAGAGGACATAAAGGTCATGGGGTTAAGGAGAGGGAATGAGGTTGACCTTACGATAGCAATGGCAACAATTAGTGAACTAATAGAAGACGTTAATCATTATATTAATGTAAAAGAACAAGTAAAGAACGAAATCCTAGATCTAGCATCAAAGATAGCACCAGACTATGATGTAAGAATTTATGTTAACACTGGGGATAAGATAGATAAGAATATACTTTATTTAACAGTGACTGGTACTTCTGCTGAACATGGGGACGACGGAATGACAGGGAGAGGAAATAGAGGTGTTGGGTTAATAACACCAATGAGGCCTATGTCATTAGAAGCTACTGCTGGAAAGAATCCCGTTAATCATGTTGGTAAATTGTATAACGTTTTAGCTAATCTTATAGCTAATAAAATAGCTCAAGAAGTAAAGGATGTGAAATTCTCGCAAGTTCAAGTTCTTGGACAAATAGGAAGACCAATAGACGATCCTTTAATAGCTAATGTTGATGTAATTACTTATGACGGAAAACTTAATGACGAGACTAAAAATGAAATAAGCGGAATTGTAGACGAAATGTTAAGTTCATTTAATAAGTTAACTGAACTAATATTAGAAGGAAAAGCTACTCTCTTTTAA
- a CDS encoding Mut7-C RNAse domain-containing protein: MRIMLTQKFVVDSMLGKIARWLRIMGYDTLYSNDLEDWKILKIAETQKRIIVTRDRGIYNRSLKRGLNCILLSPDSDIIQDLAFIAFRSKIDLSVNINATRCPQCNSVLSKLSESRWTCPKCKKEYWKGRHWKTIEEVIIKANSELIKLEAKNDSRGSSTDTRVKQRDRTVANRNS; the protein is encoded by the coding sequence ATGAGGATCATGCTAACGCAAAAATTCGTTGTAGATAGTATGCTTGGTAAAATTGCAAGATGGCTAAGAATTATGGGTTATGATACATTATACAGTAATGATCTTGAGGATTGGAAGATTCTGAAGATTGCTGAGACGCAAAAAAGAATTATTGTAACTAGAGATAGAGGTATTTATAACCGTTCTCTCAAAAGGGGATTAAATTGTATTCTACTTTCACCGGATTCCGATATAATACAAGATTTGGCTTTTATTGCATTTAGATCCAAAATTGATTTATCTGTAAATATAAACGCCACTAGATGTCCTCAGTGCAATTCAGTTTTGAGTAAGTTGTCAGAAAGTAGGTGGACGTGCCCTAAATGCAAGAAAGAGTATTGGAAAGGTAGGCATTGGAAAACAATTGAAGAGGTAATAATTAAAGCTAATTCTGAGCTAATAAAATTGGAAGCTAAAAATGATTCAAGGGGATCTAGTACAGATACAAGAGTTAAACAACGAGATAGGACGGTTGCTAATAGAAATAGCTAG
- the pdo gene encoding protein disulfide oxidoreductase: MEQEYAELFSDEVKNALQDALKDMRNPVDVYVFVDSEDSNCQYCSVTTKFLEFIASAAPKDGNGSLLKVHIVDRANQNDRKIFEEFNVERVPTVAFYNGYIRWTGAPLGEEIRALVETIVRLSQGESGLSQETVEAIKSKLNGKVKIETVVTPSCPYCPYAALMAHMVAFEACRAGKCNVVSDVVEAYENQDIAEKYQVMSVPSIAINESVEFIGVPYEENFINAILEKQKIS; encoded by the coding sequence ATGGAACAAGAATATGCCGAACTATTTAGTGATGAAGTTAAAAACGCATTACAAGACGCATTAAAAGATATGAGAAATCCCGTAGATGTTTATGTATTCGTAGACAGTGAAGACTCCAATTGTCAATATTGTAGTGTCACTACTAAATTTCTGGAATTTATAGCTAGTGCAGCACCAAAAGATGGTAATGGTAGTTTATTAAAGGTTCATATAGTGGATAGAGCAAATCAAAATGACAGAAAGATTTTCGAAGAGTTCAATGTGGAGAGAGTTCCTACTGTGGCATTTTATAATGGATATATTAGATGGACAGGAGCTCCGTTAGGTGAGGAAATAAGAGCATTAGTTGAGACTATAGTAAGGCTTTCACAAGGCGAGAGCGGTTTAAGTCAAGAAACTGTAGAAGCTATAAAATCTAAACTGAACGGTAAAGTAAAGATAGAAACTGTTGTCACACCATCTTGTCCATATTGTCCATATGCAGCGTTAATGGCACACATGGTTGCTTTTGAGGCTTGCAGAGCAGGGAAGTGTAATGTTGTATCTGATGTAGTAGAAGCTTATGAAAATCAAGATATTGCTGAGAAATATCAAGTAATGTCAGTACCATCTATAGCTATAAATGAATCTGTAGAATTTATAGGAGTACCATACGAAGAGAACTTTATCAATGCAATTTTAGAAAAGCAAAAGATAAGCTAA
- a CDS encoding CopG family transcriptional regulator has protein sequence MRIISIKLTEEEYKELEERARKEGFVLLSDFVKSLIFSTSSYSHGSQVDNAQVVSRIEKKMQDMINPFTSQIDELKQKIAILTERIEILEEKLGESKDTTKDMNKKPKKSFESKSLNIKSEPQHKKTAIDILRDQGVIYESELKLNNPDAFFDKLETQGAIVITTDPERIAIDSNFYEEFKKKIASISTSDEIEVQKYLTKQEYKLFQKLRQYSVIYFDADSKSWKFVS, from the coding sequence ATGAGGATAATTTCAATAAAGCTAACAGAGGAGGAGTATAAGGAGTTAGAAGAACGAGCTAGAAAAGAAGGTTTCGTTTTATTAAGCGATTTCGTTAAATCACTTATTTTCTCTACTTCATCTTATTCTCATGGTTCTCAAGTAGATAATGCGCAAGTTGTATCAAGAATAGAAAAAAAGATGCAAGACATGATCAATCCTTTTACTTCTCAGATTGATGAACTTAAGCAAAAAATAGCAATATTAACGGAAAGAATAGAGATATTAGAGGAAAAATTAGGTGAAAGTAAGGACACTACGAAAGATATGAATAAAAAACCAAAAAAGAGTTTTGAATCTAAATCTCTTAACATAAAATCTGAACCTCAGCATAAGAAGACTGCAATAGATATACTAAGAGACCAAGGTGTGATATATGAATCTGAATTAAAGTTAAATAACCCAGATGCATTTTTTGATAAATTAGAAACTCAAGGAGCAATAGTAATAACAACTGACCCAGAGAGGATAGCTATAGATTCTAATTTCTATGAGGAATTTAAGAAGAAAATAGCTAGCATTTCTACTTCAGATGAGATAGAAGTTCAAAAATATTTGACAAAACAAGAATACAAGTTGTTCCAAAAACTTAGACAATATAGTGTTATATACTTTGATGCTGATAGTAAAAGCTGGAAATTTGTGAGTTAA
- a CDS encoding ArsR/SmtB family transcription factor, which produces MELVIDDPEKIYEISKALSTMTRINILQLVSIMPMSISELTEKLNMSKGNISSHISELENLGLVEVEYQNGIKGIKKIIKAKYDKIIIVLKSSNSPNEA; this is translated from the coding sequence ATGGAGCTAGTAATCGATGATCCAGAGAAAATCTACGAAATTTCTAAGGCGTTATCTACAATGACTAGAATAAATATACTGCAACTGGTTTCAATAATGCCAATGAGCATATCAGAGCTCACTGAAAAACTTAATATGAGTAAGGGAAACATAAGCTCACATATTTCTGAACTTGAAAATCTAGGTTTGGTTGAAGTCGAGTATCAGAATGGAATAAAAGGAATAAAAAAGATTATAAAAGCCAAATATGATAAAATTATAATAGTTTTAAAGAGTAGCAACAGCCCTAATGAAGCCTAG
- the amrA gene encoding AmmeMemoRadiSam system protein A, producing the protein MIQGDLVQIQELNNEIGRLLIEIARKAIKEEFKLDKLDLSNYNNSILDKKGLAFVTLEKITYNMSSLRGCIGYVEAVAPLKQIVASAAKAAAFSDPRFNPLQKDELSEIIIEVTVLTKPEEIKVKDRWDLPKIIKVGEDGLIAEKGILHSGLLLPQVPMEYCWDEETFLAETCIKASLEPDCWLDNSVRIKRFHGIIFRETRPDGSDIIVVKPSDIKCKLNELLNNF; encoded by the coding sequence ATGATTCAAGGGGATCTAGTACAGATACAAGAGTTAAACAACGAGATAGGACGGTTGCTAATAGAAATAGCTAGAAAAGCCATTAAAGAAGAATTCAAGTTAGACAAGTTAGATTTGAGTAACTATAATAATTCCATTTTAGACAAAAAAGGTCTAGCTTTTGTAACTTTGGAGAAAATTACGTATAACATGAGTTCCTTAAGGGGTTGCATAGGTTATGTTGAAGCAGTTGCTCCTTTAAAGCAGATAGTAGCGTCTGCAGCTAAAGCTGCTGCTTTTTCAGATCCAAGATTTAATCCGCTACAAAAGGATGAATTATCAGAAATTATTATTGAGGTTACAGTGTTAACAAAACCAGAAGAGATAAAGGTAAAAGATAGGTGGGATTTACCTAAGATCATAAAAGTTGGAGAGGATGGTTTAATAGCTGAAAAAGGTATTCTCCATAGTGGCCTTTTACTACCTCAAGTTCCCATGGAATATTGTTGGGATGAAGAAACATTCTTGGCAGAAACTTGTATTAAAGCTTCTTTAGAACCAGATTGTTGGTTAGATAATTCGGTCAGAATTAAAAGATTCCATGGAATAATATTTAGAGAGACTAGACCAGATGGAAGTGATATTATAGTAGTAAAACCAAGTGATATTAAATGTAAATTAAACGAATTATTAAATAATTTTTGA
- a CDS encoding serine/threonine-protein kinase RIO2 — MRLSLAEKASLVGPFDYILLKTIYSLRDKNEFVSFNSLKRKLDIKDDKELKISLMKLSELRLIFKNPTDLSFRLTFSGLDILGIKLLFVNKILNRLAEIVGIGKESVVYYGYDFNDNKIIVKFHRVGTDSYKKVKFRKSLEKKSWLSITVENAKREYEALTCLSNEGGYVPKPLGVEYNAVAMEYIDGIELYKVPVNNLDLNLDEILEKILQTMRIAYTICNITHGDLSPYNVLIDKNGNPYLIDWPQATKSEERLEKDLSNLIMFFRKYGIDIDIRKIFDYVRGVS; from the coding sequence ATGAGACTTTCACTGGCGGAGAAAGCATCACTAGTGGGGCCCTTTGATTATATATTGTTAAAAACAATATATAGTCTTAGAGATAAAAACGAATTTGTTAGTTTTAATTCCTTAAAAAGAAAATTAGATATTAAAGACGATAAAGAACTTAAAATATCCTTAATGAAATTATCTGAGCTTAGGCTTATTTTCAAAAATCCAACAGACTTATCTTTTAGGTTAACCTTTTCTGGCTTAGATATTTTGGGAATAAAACTGTTATTTGTGAATAAAATCTTGAATAGATTAGCAGAGATAGTAGGAATTGGAAAAGAAAGCGTAGTATATTATGGGTATGATTTTAATGATAATAAAATAATAGTTAAGTTTCATCGAGTTGGTACGGATAGTTATAAGAAAGTTAAGTTTAGAAAAAGCTTGGAAAAGAAAAGTTGGCTTTCAATTACCGTGGAAAATGCTAAAAGGGAGTATGAAGCTCTTACATGTTTAAGTAATGAAGGGGGCTATGTTCCTAAGCCATTAGGAGTAGAGTATAACGCAGTGGCAATGGAATATATCGATGGAATAGAGCTTTACAAAGTACCTGTTAATAATCTAGATCTAAACTTAGATGAGATCCTTGAAAAGATTTTACAAACCATGAGGATAGCCTACACTATTTGTAACATAACACATGGAGATCTAAGCCCGTATAATGTACTTATAGACAAAAATGGAAATCCGTATCTTATTGATTGGCCACAAGCAACAAAATCTGAGGAAAGATTAGAAAAAGATCTATCAAATCTTATAATGTTTTTTAGAAAATATGGAATAGATATAGATATCCGTAAGATTTTCGATTATGTAAGAGGGGTATCATGA
- the rqcH gene encoding ribosome rescue protein RqcH: MSSQNIKLQRKNSMTYFDLIAWITENRKAVEGCIIDNVFLVQNTEDTYILKLHCGGRDQELIIEPGKRINITKYNYPKISSTKITALRGLIRGDIITNIHILNQERILILELKRDEKKIIVELLPRGVLVIVDKNDKILFANEYKEFKDRLIRIGETYKPPPTVEPNKEELEKLIKKGSIAKALGIPQEVVNYLSLQSTTPDINLIREKIKNLEISLINGEIKPCLIEDTTVVPFPLDGCKEYQRFNDAIDDYFYTISQKELSEKSSRKISEEKQKMITTIKQIEDSIKEYENKEKSYRQLGNIILSKAYEIDQLLLDNKPKSKKIKLNLDGVEIELDTSLSATKNAMRFFDEAKEYKRKIEKALESLDELKEKLEKIEKQEIEKQNEIKLVLRKKEWYEKYRWSISRNGYLIIAGKDASQNESIVKKYLRDKDIFLHADIAGAPATIIIAQENNTILEDDIYDAAVIAASYSKAWKVGLASVDVFWVLGNQVSKSPPSGEYLNKGSFMIYGKKNFVKNVKLQLAIGLILSENSVSVIVGSEETVSAKTKYYAIIAPGDDDKERIAQKIIKIFSSALPDIKGLNALKTDIEDKIPGKSKIVKTSITYNS; encoded by the coding sequence ATGAGCTCTCAGAATATAAAATTACAGAGAAAAAACAGTATGACGTACTTCGATTTAATAGCATGGATTACAGAAAATAGAAAAGCGGTAGAAGGATGTATAATAGATAATGTTTTCTTAGTACAAAATACTGAAGATACATATATTCTGAAATTACATTGTGGTGGAAGAGACCAAGAATTAATTATAGAGCCAGGTAAAAGAATAAACATAACGAAATATAATTATCCAAAAATTTCTTCAACAAAAATAACTGCACTAAGAGGATTAATTAGGGGAGATATAATTACAAATATACATATATTAAACCAAGAAAGGATATTAATTCTAGAACTTAAAAGGGATGAGAAAAAGATAATAGTAGAACTACTACCTAGAGGAGTTTTGGTAATAGTAGATAAAAATGATAAAATATTATTTGCAAATGAATATAAAGAATTCAAAGATAGGCTCATAAGAATAGGGGAAACATATAAACCTCCACCTACGGTCGAACCTAATAAAGAGGAATTAGAAAAGTTAATTAAGAAAGGGAGCATAGCAAAAGCCTTAGGAATCCCACAAGAAGTAGTAAACTATCTTAGTTTGCAAAGCACTACACCAGATATTAACTTGATAAGAGAAAAAATAAAAAACTTGGAGATTTCACTCATTAATGGAGAAATAAAACCATGTCTTATAGAAGATACAACTGTAGTTCCTTTTCCTCTTGATGGGTGCAAGGAATACCAAAGATTCAATGATGCAATAGACGATTATTTCTATACCATATCTCAAAAGGAGTTATCTGAAAAATCCTCCAGAAAAATCTCAGAAGAGAAGCAGAAGATGATAACCACAATTAAACAAATAGAGGATAGTATAAAAGAATATGAAAACAAAGAAAAAAGTTATAGACAATTAGGCAATATTATACTTTCCAAAGCTTACGAAATAGATCAGTTATTATTAGACAATAAACCAAAAAGTAAAAAGATAAAACTTAATCTAGATGGAGTTGAAATTGAATTAGATACTTCACTTTCAGCTACTAAAAACGCGATGAGATTTTTTGACGAAGCTAAGGAATATAAAAGAAAAATTGAAAAGGCTCTTGAAAGTTTAGATGAATTAAAAGAAAAATTAGAGAAAATCGAGAAGCAAGAAATAGAAAAACAAAATGAGATAAAACTGGTACTAAGGAAAAAGGAATGGTATGAAAAATACAGATGGAGCATTTCAAGAAACGGATATTTAATAATTGCAGGAAAAGATGCAAGTCAAAATGAAAGTATAGTTAAAAAATACCTAAGGGATAAGGATATATTTCTCCATGCAGATATCGCAGGTGCTCCAGCGACAATTATCATAGCACAAGAAAATAATACAATCCTTGAAGATGATATCTATGATGCAGCAGTAATTGCTGCAAGTTACTCAAAAGCATGGAAAGTAGGTTTAGCCTCTGTTGATGTATTCTGGGTTCTAGGTAATCAAGTCTCTAAATCGCCACCAAGTGGAGAATATCTGAATAAAGGTTCATTCATGATTTATGGAAAAAAGAATTTCGTAAAGAACGTTAAACTACAATTGGCAATAGGCCTTATACTAAGTGAAAACAGTGTATCAGTGATAGTGGGAAGCGAAGAAACCGTTTCAGCTAAGACTAAATACTATGCTATCATAGCTCCAGGTGATGACGATAAAGAGAGAATAGCCCAAAAGATTATAAAAATATTTAGTAGTGCTTTACCAGACATAAAAGGGCTAAATGCATTAAAAACAGATATTGAAGATAAAATTCCAGGTAAGAGTAAGATAGTTAAGACAAGTATAACATATAATAGTTAA
- the dcd gene encoding dCTP deaminase — translation MILSDRDLKYYLEKSWIKIQPLREDTVRENGVDLRVGNEIARFKKTDKVFDPDNPDPSFFQTEKGEEFIIQPYEHVLLTTEEYIELNNDVMAFVNLRSTFARLGLFIPPTIVDAGFKGQVTIEVVGSSFPVKLKRSTRFIHLIFARTLTPVEYPYQGKYQGQKGVTLPRFNSQISSFYYQHQSI, via the coding sequence ATGATTCTATCTGATAGGGATTTGAAGTATTATTTAGAGAAAAGCTGGATAAAAATCCAGCCCTTAAGGGAGGATACAGTAAGGGAAAACGGAGTTGACCTAAGAGTAGGTAATGAAATAGCTAGATTCAAAAAAACTGATAAAGTGTTTGATCCAGATAATCCCGATCCTTCATTCTTCCAAACGGAGAAAGGAGAGGAATTTATAATCCAGCCCTACGAACATGTGCTTTTAACAACTGAAGAGTATATAGAGTTGAATAATGATGTTATGGCTTTCGTAAATCTGAGGTCAACGTTCGCTAGATTAGGTCTATTTATCCCACCTACAATAGTTGATGCAGGATTTAAAGGACAAGTTACAATAGAAGTTGTAGGCTCGTCTTTTCCTGTAAAATTAAAGAGAAGTACAAGATTTATCCACCTGATCTTTGCCAGAACGCTTACGCCAGTGGAATACCCATATCAAGGAAAATATCAAGGACAAAAAGGAGTTACATTACCTAGATTTAACTCACAAATTTCCAGCTTTTACTATCAGCATCAAAGTATATAA
- a CDS encoding U6 snRNA-associated Sm-like protein LSm6, giving the protein MQAKVENPLKSLRTAINRIVLVKLKDGSEYIGKLEQTDGTMNLVLRDCTEIREGTSEPVAKYGRVLIRGSNILFISVDYETVMNSEK; this is encoded by the coding sequence GTGCAAGCAAAAGTAGAAAATCCGTTGAAGAGTTTAAGAACGGCAATAAATAGGATCGTGCTGGTAAAACTTAAGGACGGCTCAGAGTACATTGGAAAACTAGAACAAACTGACGGAACTATGAATTTAGTATTAAGAGATTGTACTGAAATTAGAGAAGGTACTTCTGAACCAGTAGCAAAATATGGTAGGGTACTTATAAGAGGTAGCAATATATTATTCATTAGTGTTGACTATGAGACAGTTATGAATAGTGAGAAATAA